A DNA window from Takifugu flavidus isolate HTHZ2018 chromosome 15, ASM371156v2, whole genome shotgun sequence contains the following coding sequences:
- the guk1a gene encoding guanylate kinase isoform X2 codes for MRESIATAMAGPRPVVLSGPSGAGKSTLLKKLMKEYNNVFGFSVSHTTRNPRPGEENGKDYHYVTRDVMKAGIDKGEFIENAEFSGNMYGTSKAAVQDVQAKNLICILDIDMQGVKNIKKTDLNPIYISIQPPSMEVLEKRLRDRKTESEESLQKRLNAAKNEIEFSKKPGIFDVVIVNDNLEDAYDQLKNAVLEEINVVNKMKVSS; via the exons ATGAGGGAATCTATCGCAACAG CTATGGCTGGACCCAGGCCTGTGGTGCTGAGCGGCCCCTCCGGGGCAGGGAAAAGCACTCTGCTCAAGAAGCTCATGAAAGAATACAACAACGTCTTTGGCTTCAGCGTCTCTC ATACAACAAGAAATCCTCGGCCTGGCGAAGAGAATGGCAAAG ATTACCATTACGTCACCCGAGATGTGATGAAGGCCGGGATCGACAAGGGCGAGTTCATCGAGAACGCCGAGTTTTCAGGGAACATGTACGGGACGAGTAAAGCCGCCGTGCAGGACGTCCAGGCCAAGAACCTGATCTGTATACTTGACATCGACATGCAGGGCGTGAAGAACATCAAAAAGACAGATCTCAATCCCATCTACATCTCAATCCAGCCGCCATCCATGGAAGTCTTG GAGAAACGTTTAAGAGACAGAAAAACCGAATCAGAGGAGAGCCTGCAGAAGCGTCTCAACGCAGCCAAGAATGAAATTGAGTTCA GCAAAAAACCTGGCATTTTCGATGTGGTGATCGTCAATGATAATCTGGAGGACGCTTACGATCAGTTAAAAAACGCTGTTCTGGAG GAAATTAATGTGGTCAACAAAATGAAAGTGTCTTCGTAG
- the arf1 gene encoding ADP-ribosylation factor 1 produces the protein MGSAFSALFKGLFGKKEMRILMVGLDAAGKTTILYKLKLGEIVTTIPTIGFNVETVEYKNISFTVWDVGGQDKIRPLWRHYFQNTQGLIFVVDSNDRERCTEAREELSRMLNEDELRDAVLLVFANKQDLPNAMNAAEVTDKLGLHQLRSRNWYIQATCATSGDGLYEGLDWLSNQLKNKS, from the exons ATGGGGAGCGCATTTTCAGCTCTTTTTAAAGGTTTGTTCGGGAAAAAGGAGATGAGGATCCTCATGGTGGGTCTGGACGCTGCAGGAAAAACTACAATTTTGTACAAACTCAAACTTGGCGAGATTGTGACTACCATTCCCACAATAG GTTTTAATGTCGAGACGGTGGAGTACAAGAACATCAGTTTCACGGTGTGGGATGTCGGTGGTCAGGACAAAATTCGACCGCTTTGGCGCCATTATTTCCAGAACACACAGG GTCTAATCTTTGTCGTGGACAGCAATGATCGAGAGCGATGTACCGAGGCACGCGAAGAGCTCTCGAGAATGTTGAACGAAGACGAGCTGCGTGATGCTGTACTGTTGGTGTTTGCTAATAAACAA GACCTTCCAAATGCGATGAATGCTGCAGAAGTCACAGACAAGTTGGGGCTCCATCAACTGCGCAGCAGGAACTGGTACATCCAGGCAACATGTGCCACGTCTGGAGATGGCCTCTACGAAGGACTGGATTGGTTGTCTAATCAGCTCAAGAATAAGTCATAA
- the c15h1orf35 gene encoding multiple myeloma tumor-associated protein 2 isoform X1, which translates to MTEENHKNQEHHFTAPGEKWGLGALLRDTPAHGKSRDLNRQPSCWNSLMAPVGRWQKGKDLTWYARDKKGKRPLSKAEELAAIKAAEQEAMMAALGHKTIKKQPTGLTKEDLVDVYRREEADGEERNVDRISGLGSSGLGSKRMVLSQKEKEAAKMGLPVFTHHKTEASSEMVTKKPPQYEEKGDVEQRNEKKKKEKKNKKEKKKKEKKKKRQRRDSSSSDSDGNRKRQRKEHSHHNPSYHSQSGARPHDSHSRGGANAERQPSSPPLRRQRHDTDSSDGGSPAPRKGVSHKTAPAGVTQSHRRRHDTDSDD; encoded by the exons ATGACTGAAGAAAACCACAAAAACCAGGAGCATCATTTTACTGCACCCGGGGAGAAATGGGGATTGGGTGCCTTGCTCAGAGACACTCCAGCTCATGGCAAATCCCGGGATTTAAACCGGCAACCCTCCTGTT GGAACTCTTTGATGGCACCAGTAGGCCGCTGGCAAAAGGGCAAAGATCTAACATGGTATGCGAGAGACAAAAAGGGCAAAAGACCTTTATCCAAAGCAGAAGAACTTGCTGCCATTAaggctgcagagcaggaggcGATGATGGCTGCACT AGGGCACAAGACCATCAAGAAGCAGCCAACAGGCCTGACCAAAGAG GACCTTGTGGATGTTTACAGAAGGGAAGAGGCTGATGGGGAAGAGAGAAATGTGGATCGCATCTCTGGCTTAGGGAGCTCTGG TTTGGGGTCGAAGAGAATGGTGCTTTctcagaaagaaaaggaggcggCTAAAATGGGATTGCCAGTTTTTACA CACCACAAAACAGAGGCTTCATCAGAGATGGTAACAAAGAAGCCTCCACAGTATGAAGAAAAAGGAGATGTAGAACAACG aaatgaaaagaagaagaaagaaaaaaagaacaaaaaggagaaaaagaagaaagaaaaaaagaagaaacggcAAAGAAGAGACTCGTCCTCGTCAGACTCGGACGGCAACAGGAAAAG GCAGAGAAAAGAACACTCTCATCATAATCCATCATACCACAGCCAGAGCGGAGCCAGACCCCATGACAGCCATTCAAGGGGGGGAGCGAACGCCGAGCGACAGCCTTCCAGTCCCCCACTCCGACGGCAGCGACATGACACAGACTCTTCTGATGGGGGGTCTCCTGCTCCCCGCAAGGGCGTCAGCCACAAGACAGCCCCCGCTGGTGTCACACAAAGCCACAGGCGACGCCACGACACAGACTCAGACGACTAA
- the guk1a gene encoding guanylate kinase isoform X1 — MFMRFIYKRLSAMAGPRPVVLSGPSGAGKSTLLKKLMKEYNNVFGFSVSHTTRNPRPGEENGKDYHYVTRDVMKAGIDKGEFIENAEFSGNMYGTSKAAVQDVQAKNLICILDIDMQGVKNIKKTDLNPIYISIQPPSMEVLEKRLRDRKTESEESLQKRLNAAKNEIEFSKKPGIFDVVIVNDNLEDAYDQLKNAVLEEINVVNKMKVSS, encoded by the exons ATGTTCATGAGATTTATTTACAAGCGTTTGTCAG CTATGGCTGGACCCAGGCCTGTGGTGCTGAGCGGCCCCTCCGGGGCAGGGAAAAGCACTCTGCTCAAGAAGCTCATGAAAGAATACAACAACGTCTTTGGCTTCAGCGTCTCTC ATACAACAAGAAATCCTCGGCCTGGCGAAGAGAATGGCAAAG ATTACCATTACGTCACCCGAGATGTGATGAAGGCCGGGATCGACAAGGGCGAGTTCATCGAGAACGCCGAGTTTTCAGGGAACATGTACGGGACGAGTAAAGCCGCCGTGCAGGACGTCCAGGCCAAGAACCTGATCTGTATACTTGACATCGACATGCAGGGCGTGAAGAACATCAAAAAGACAGATCTCAATCCCATCTACATCTCAATCCAGCCGCCATCCATGGAAGTCTTG GAGAAACGTTTAAGAGACAGAAAAACCGAATCAGAGGAGAGCCTGCAGAAGCGTCTCAACGCAGCCAAGAATGAAATTGAGTTCA GCAAAAAACCTGGCATTTTCGATGTGGTGATCGTCAATGATAATCTGGAGGACGCTTACGATCAGTTAAAAAACGCTGTTCTGGAG GAAATTAATGTGGTCAACAAAATGAAAGTGTCTTCGTAG
- the guk1a gene encoding guanylate kinase isoform X3: MAGPRPVVLSGPSGAGKSTLLKKLMKEYNNVFGFSVSHTTRNPRPGEENGKDYHYVTRDVMKAGIDKGEFIENAEFSGNMYGTSKAAVQDVQAKNLICILDIDMQGVKNIKKTDLNPIYISIQPPSMEVLEKRLRDRKTESEESLQKRLNAAKNEIEFSKKPGIFDVVIVNDNLEDAYDQLKNAVLEEINVVNKMKVSS, translated from the exons ATGGCTGGACCCAGGCCTGTGGTGCTGAGCGGCCCCTCCGGGGCAGGGAAAAGCACTCTGCTCAAGAAGCTCATGAAAGAATACAACAACGTCTTTGGCTTCAGCGTCTCTC ATACAACAAGAAATCCTCGGCCTGGCGAAGAGAATGGCAAAG ATTACCATTACGTCACCCGAGATGTGATGAAGGCCGGGATCGACAAGGGCGAGTTCATCGAGAACGCCGAGTTTTCAGGGAACATGTACGGGACGAGTAAAGCCGCCGTGCAGGACGTCCAGGCCAAGAACCTGATCTGTATACTTGACATCGACATGCAGGGCGTGAAGAACATCAAAAAGACAGATCTCAATCCCATCTACATCTCAATCCAGCCGCCATCCATGGAAGTCTTG GAGAAACGTTTAAGAGACAGAAAAACCGAATCAGAGGAGAGCCTGCAGAAGCGTCTCAACGCAGCCAAGAATGAAATTGAGTTCA GCAAAAAACCTGGCATTTTCGATGTGGTGATCGTCAATGATAATCTGGAGGACGCTTACGATCAGTTAAAAAACGCTGTTCTGGAG GAAATTAATGTGGTCAACAAAATGAAAGTGTCTTCGTAG
- the c15h1orf35 gene encoding multiple myeloma tumor-associated protein 2 isoform X2 has protein sequence MFGSSRVGGVRGGQDQFNWDDVKVDKHRENYLGNSLMAPVGRWQKGKDLTWYARDKKGKRPLSKAEELAAIKAAEQEAMMAALGHKTIKKQPTGLTKEDLVDVYRREEADGEERNVDRISGLGSSGLGSKRMVLSQKEKEAAKMGLPVFTHHKTEASSEMVTKKPPQYEEKGDVEQRNEKKKKEKKNKKEKKKKEKKKKRQRRDSSSSDSDGNRKRQRKEHSHHNPSYHSQSGARPHDSHSRGGANAERQPSSPPLRRQRHDTDSSDGGSPAPRKGVSHKTAPAGVTQSHRRRHDTDSDD, from the exons ATGTTTGGTTCTTCGAGAGTTGGAGGTGTCCGCGGAGGCCAGGACCAGTTCAACTGGGACGACGTAAAAGTCGACAAGCACAGAGAAAATTATCTCG GGAACTCTTTGATGGCACCAGTAGGCCGCTGGCAAAAGGGCAAAGATCTAACATGGTATGCGAGAGACAAAAAGGGCAAAAGACCTTTATCCAAAGCAGAAGAACTTGCTGCCATTAaggctgcagagcaggaggcGATGATGGCTGCACT AGGGCACAAGACCATCAAGAAGCAGCCAACAGGCCTGACCAAAGAG GACCTTGTGGATGTTTACAGAAGGGAAGAGGCTGATGGGGAAGAGAGAAATGTGGATCGCATCTCTGGCTTAGGGAGCTCTGG TTTGGGGTCGAAGAGAATGGTGCTTTctcagaaagaaaaggaggcggCTAAAATGGGATTGCCAGTTTTTACA CACCACAAAACAGAGGCTTCATCAGAGATGGTAACAAAGAAGCCTCCACAGTATGAAGAAAAAGGAGATGTAGAACAACG aaatgaaaagaagaagaaagaaaaaaagaacaaaaaggagaaaaagaagaaagaaaaaaagaagaaacggcAAAGAAGAGACTCGTCCTCGTCAGACTCGGACGGCAACAGGAAAAG GCAGAGAAAAGAACACTCTCATCATAATCCATCATACCACAGCCAGAGCGGAGCCAGACCCCATGACAGCCATTCAAGGGGGGGAGCGAACGCCGAGCGACAGCCTTCCAGTCCCCCACTCCGACGGCAGCGACATGACACAGACTCTTCTGATGGGGGGTCTCCTGCTCCCCGCAAGGGCGTCAGCCACAAGACAGCCCCCGCTGGTGTCACACAAAGCCACAGGCGACGCCACGACACAGACTCAGACGACTAA